From a single Bacillus pseudomycoides DSM 12442 genomic region:
- a CDS encoding SecY-interacting protein Syd, with protein sequence MKREMEQYFHKLFKEWKNYNHSLPKSVWIEEADSFIYVGEPDAEEYIFWKPIEKDLFHDFSDIEKKLAVQLHHSIKEYYNSYWFLDLAGSYLEYNIELNPVIPGIELRDFYTFLQDYKKAHHNELKNIPIGMECNGLLVVVDNENGQVKIEDYEKGTFEVISNSLAELISML encoded by the coding sequence ATGAAAAGAGAAATGGAGCAGTATTTTCATAAATTATTTAAGGAATGGAAAAACTATAATCATTCATTACCAAAATCCGTATGGATAGAAGAAGCAGATTCTTTTATATATGTAGGGGAACCAGATGCAGAGGAATATATTTTTTGGAAGCCTATAGAAAAAGATTTATTTCATGACTTTTCTGATATAGAAAAGAAATTAGCAGTACAATTACATCATTCGATTAAAGAATATTATAATTCCTACTGGTTTTTAGATTTAGCAGGTAGTTATTTAGAGTATAACATAGAGCTAAATCCTGTTATACCAGGAATTGAACTTCGAGATTTTTATACCTTTTTACAAGATTATAAAAAAGCGCACCATAATGAGTTGAAAAATATTCCTATAGGTATGGAATGTAACGGGCTTTTGGTAGTTGTAGATAATGAAAATGGCCAAGTGAAGATAGAAGATTATGAAAAGGGGACTTTTGAAGTTATTAGTAATAGTTTAGCAGAACTCATTTCAATGCTCTAA
- a CDS encoding endonuclease V, whose amino-acid sequence MEAREVHSFHLHSEKEFSEIQDKLIHRIELKNNFHLEDVSLIAGVDLAYWEKDDKHYGTCCIVVIEYHTKKEVEKVYSYGEVTVPYIPGFLAFRELPLVIEAAKKLTSNPDIFMFDGNGYLHYKHMGIATHASFFLQKPTIGVAKSYLKIKDVDFIMPENKAFTFSDIMIDDEVYGRVLRTKENVKPIFVSCGNNIDLDTSIQIVSNLIGKESRLPIPVRLADLETHKVRRDKRENDR is encoded by the coding sequence ATGGAAGCTAGAGAAGTACATTCATTTCATCTACATTCAGAAAAAGAATTTTCTGAAATTCAAGATAAATTGATACATAGAATTGAATTGAAAAATAACTTTCATCTAGAAGATGTAAGTTTAATAGCTGGAGTAGATTTAGCTTATTGGGAAAAAGATGATAAGCACTATGGAACTTGCTGTATTGTTGTTATTGAGTATCATACGAAGAAGGAAGTGGAGAAGGTCTATAGTTATGGGGAGGTAACGGTACCGTATATACCAGGTTTTTTAGCATTTCGTGAGTTGCCTTTAGTAATAGAAGCAGCCAAAAAGCTTACTTCTAATCCAGATATATTTATGTTCGATGGAAATGGCTATTTACACTATAAACATATGGGGATTGCGACACATGCTTCTTTTTTCTTACAAAAACCTACAATCGGTGTAGCGAAAAGTTATCTTAAGATTAAAGATGTTGATTTTATCATGCCAGAGAATAAGGCGTTTACTTTTAGTGATATTATGATCGATGACGAGGTATATGGAAGAGTTTTAAGAACGAAGGAGAATGTAAAACCTATTTTTGTTTCTTGTGGAAATAATATCGATTTAGATACGAGTATTCAAATTGTATCGAATTTAATCGGGAAAGAAAGTAGATTACCAATTCCAGTGAGATTGGCAGATTTAGAAACGCATAAGGTGAGAAGAGACAAGAGGGAAAATGATAGATGA
- a CDS encoding DUF2185 domain-containing protein produces the protein MSNYLKSEFIENAGGCIVSKNILDGNGKLKWLVRDESVTSVDNGWRFFSDIDDDDYVNVPNNLVVCDFNTVAQIEPAILAVYSFPVGSDLQLVVENGKYYFIDNITEEVIEFLYH, from the coding sequence ATGTCTAATTACTTAAAGTCGGAATTTATCGAAAATGCAGGTGGCTGTATCGTATCGAAAAATATTTTAGATGGAAATGGAAAATTAAAATGGTTGGTTAGAGATGAATCTGTGACTAGCGTTGATAATGGCTGGAGGTTTTTTTCGGATATTGATGATGATGATTATGTAAACGTTCCGAATAACTTAGTAGTATGTGATTTTAATACAGTAGCCCAAATTGAACCTGCTATTCTAGCGGTTTATTCCTTTCCGGTTGGAAGTGATCTACAATTAGTTGTAGAGAATGGAAAATATTATTTTATTGATAATATAACAGAAGAAGTTATCGAGTTTTTGTACCATTAA
- a CDS encoding penicillin acylase family protein, which translates to MEVVVKQRKKRGKGKKNFIWFGSILLFLLVTAAVFVNAFVMKSMPKVEGTVHVSGLQKSVQVIRDERGVPHIKAENEHDLYFSQGYVQAQDRLFQMDLSRRQASGTLGEVVGKAALDKDKLFRTLGLRRAAEASVSQYTGEAKDALESFADGVNAFIKEAKKDGKLPVEFHLLGYEPAEWTPVDSLTIGKYMAFDLGGHWHGQAFRFWALQHLSKEQAYELFPTYPTDAPRLLALLNNLDVNVASGFAKAIIPPESNGSNNWVVSGEKSASGMPILADDPHLSLATPSIWYQTHLEMKDINVSGVIFAGVPGVMLGHNKQIAWGVTNTGPDVQDLYIEKRNPDNPNEFLYNDKWEKATIVNEPIKVKGEKTIPYEVTITRHGPVISEFAYKNKDEAVFALRWTALEPSAELKAVLNMNKATNWTEFESALEDFHTPTQNFLFASTDGTIAYKANGNIPIRKKGDGILPVPGWTDEYEWEGYIPFDKLPKVINPEQGFISTANNKIINDDYPYHISHIWAQPYRQMRIQEFLQEKDKLTTKDLQTLQMDQKNLQAREFVPVFVKELNKVNVSDVEKQGLKELTNWDFYDNKEKAAPLIFHLWMKEISNTLFSKEIPKGIMGLFEGKQQVVEQLIRKQMNGENSVWFSKHGGFKEVLHTSYSKVMKKLEKQYGSDVTKWKWGEYHKLSFTHPMSQSSQLLGFFFNREKAVPVGGSNITVQAASYGDDGIVNHGASWRFVIDTKDMSNGYHIVGPGQSGHFKSDWYHDQIEDWVNGNYHATTLRTDRIDGKILTLKPQ; encoded by the coding sequence ATGGAAGTTGTTGTGAAACAGCGGAAGAAAAGAGGTAAGGGGAAAAAAAATTTCATTTGGTTTGGTAGTATTCTTCTTTTTTTACTTGTTACCGCGGCAGTTTTTGTAAATGCATTCGTGATGAAGTCAATGCCAAAGGTAGAAGGGACGGTTCATGTCAGTGGATTGCAAAAATCGGTTCAAGTAATACGAGATGAAAGAGGGGTACCTCATATTAAAGCTGAGAATGAGCATGATTTATATTTTTCACAAGGATATGTTCAGGCGCAAGATCGGTTGTTTCAAATGGACTTAAGTAGAAGACAAGCATCTGGAACATTAGGCGAAGTGGTTGGGAAGGCAGCGCTAGATAAAGATAAATTGTTCCGAACCCTTGGGCTAAGGCGAGCAGCAGAAGCATCAGTAAGCCAATATACTGGCGAAGCAAAAGATGCATTGGAGTCGTTTGCTGATGGAGTAAATGCATTTATAAAGGAAGCAAAAAAGGACGGGAAACTACCAGTAGAGTTTCATTTACTAGGATACGAGCCTGCTGAATGGACTCCGGTTGATTCTTTAACGATTGGCAAGTATATGGCTTTTGACTTAGGTGGTCATTGGCATGGACAAGCATTTCGATTTTGGGCACTTCAACATCTTTCGAAAGAGCAGGCCTATGAATTATTTCCAACTTATCCAACGGATGCTCCTAGACTATTAGCGCTGTTAAATAATCTGGATGTGAATGTGGCCAGTGGTTTTGCAAAAGCAATTATTCCACCAGAATCTAACGGGAGCAATAATTGGGTTGTAAGTGGAGAAAAAAGTGCATCAGGAATGCCTATATTAGCAGATGATCCCCATCTTTCTTTGGCGACACCATCGATATGGTATCAAACACATTTGGAGATGAAAGACATAAATGTGAGCGGAGTTATTTTTGCAGGGGTTCCAGGTGTTATGTTAGGGCATAACAAACAAATTGCTTGGGGTGTCACGAATACAGGTCCGGACGTACAAGATTTATATATAGAAAAAAGAAACCCGGATAATCCCAATGAGTTTTTGTATAACGATAAATGGGAAAAAGCTACGATTGTGAATGAACCTATAAAAGTGAAAGGTGAAAAAACAATTCCTTACGAAGTGACGATTACTAGACACGGTCCAGTCATTTCAGAATTTGCTTATAAAAATAAAGATGAGGCTGTTTTTGCGCTTAGATGGACGGCATTGGAACCTTCAGCGGAATTAAAGGCCGTATTAAATATGAACAAAGCAACAAATTGGACTGAATTTGAATCAGCGCTGGAAGATTTTCATACTCCTACTCAAAATTTCTTATTTGCATCAACAGATGGCACAATTGCTTATAAAGCAAACGGAAACATACCGATACGTAAAAAGGGAGATGGAATTTTACCTGTTCCTGGATGGACAGATGAATATGAATGGGAAGGCTACATTCCCTTTGATAAACTTCCAAAGGTGATAAACCCAGAACAAGGCTTTATATCAACAGCCAATAATAAAATAATAAATGATGATTATCCGTATCATATTAGTCATATTTGGGCGCAGCCGTATCGTCAAATGCGTATTCAAGAATTTTTACAGGAAAAGGATAAATTGACTACGAAGGATTTACAAACTTTGCAAATGGATCAAAAGAACCTTCAGGCAAGAGAGTTTGTTCCAGTGTTTGTGAAAGAACTGAATAAAGTAAACGTATCAGACGTGGAGAAACAAGGGTTAAAAGAGCTGACAAATTGGGATTTTTACGATAATAAAGAGAAAGCTGCCCCGTTAATCTTTCATTTATGGATGAAAGAAATATCCAATACTTTATTTTCAAAGGAAATACCAAAGGGTATAATGGGTTTATTTGAAGGTAAGCAACAAGTTGTGGAACAATTGATACGGAAGCAGATGAATGGGGAAAACAGTGTATGGTTTTCTAAACATGGAGGCTTCAAAGAAGTTTTACATACATCGTATTCAAAGGTAATGAAAAAGCTTGAAAAACAATATGGATCAGACGTAACGAAATGGAAGTGGGGAGAATACCATAAGCTTTCTTTTACGCATCCTATGTCCCAATCCTCTCAGTTACTTGGTTTTTTTTTCAATCGTGAAAAGGCTGTGCCAGTTGGGGGAAGTAATATTACAGTTCAAGCAGCAAGTTATGGAGATGATGGGATTGTGAATCACGGAGCATCTTGGCGATTTGTAATAGATACAAAGGATATGTCAAATGGTTATCATATTGTAGGACCAGGACAATCAGGACATTTTAAAAGTGACTGGTATCATGATCAAATAGAAGATTGGGTAAATGGAAACTATCATGCTACTACGCTTCGTACAGATCGAATTGACGGTAAAATATTAACTCTAAAACCACAATAA
- a CDS encoding ATP-binding protein encodes MDEMEKYRKKIKVISFDREQNRMVEVEESKMTFADVGGMEEIKKKINMDFIMPIKNPEYFQAFGKKTGGSLLFYGPPGCGKTFLARAVAGEIDANFIHLELQAILSMWTGESEKNLHEIFEEARRTKPCILFIDELDAFGGNRQKMGSHHQRTLVNQLLVEMDGSNSFNEGVYIIGATNTPWYIDPALRRPGRFNSLVFVAPPTYEERLTILDLKTKDKPKTELQLDLVAKYAEHFSGADLTYLVEDAINQAIQRSFETGQLQPLSNEDLLEAMKKRQPTTLDWFSTAKNYATFSDVNKDFDKVLDYMKEHRLK; translated from the coding sequence ATGGATGAAATGGAGAAATATCGCAAAAAAATTAAGGTGATTTCTTTTGATAGAGAACAAAATAGAATGGTGGAAGTTGAAGAAAGTAAAATGACTTTCGCCGATGTTGGCGGAATGGAAGAGATTAAGAAGAAAATTAATATGGATTTTATTATGCCAATTAAAAATCCTGAATACTTTCAAGCGTTTGGTAAGAAAACAGGTGGAAGCTTATTATTTTATGGACCGCCTGGTTGCGGGAAGACATTTTTAGCACGTGCGGTAGCTGGAGAAATTGATGCGAATTTTATTCATTTGGAACTGCAGGCTATACTTTCTATGTGGACGGGTGAGTCTGAGAAAAATTTACATGAGATTTTTGAGGAAGCACGGAGAACAAAGCCATGTATTTTGTTTATTGATGAATTAGATGCATTTGGAGGGAATAGACAAAAAATGGGTTCTCATCATCAGCGGACACTAGTAAATCAATTGCTAGTAGAAATGGATGGAAGTAATTCTTTTAATGAAGGAGTTTATATTATTGGTGCAACAAATACACCATGGTATATTGACCCTGCATTGCGCCGTCCAGGACGCTTTAATTCTCTTGTTTTTGTTGCACCGCCGACTTATGAGGAACGATTAACAATCCTGGATTTGAAAACAAAAGATAAGCCGAAAACAGAATTACAGCTTGACTTGGTCGCAAAGTATGCAGAGCATTTTTCGGGTGCCGATTTAACATATTTAGTTGAGGATGCGATTAATCAAGCGATTCAGCGTTCATTTGAAACAGGGCAATTACAACCTCTTTCAAATGAAGACTTGCTAGAAGCGATGAAAAAACGTCAGCCAACGACTTTAGATTGGTTTTCAACAGCAAAAAATTATGCGACATTTAGCGATGTGAATAAGGATTTTGATAAAGTGCTAGATTATATGAAAGAACACAGATTGAAATAG